One region of Brassica napus cultivar Da-Ae chromosome A10, Da-Ae, whole genome shotgun sequence genomic DNA includes:
- the LOC106371752 gene encoding glutaredoxin-C4-like, producing MTMIRSISMLTLLVTLAASISMVSSASSADFVKKTISSHKIVIFSKSYCPYCRRAKSVFSELNQVPHVVELDEREDGGSIQSALGEIVGRRTVPQVFIDGKHIGGSDDTVDAHESGELAKLLGVSESTRAEL from the exons aTGACGATGATCAGATCCATCTCGATGCTAACGTTGCTCGTCACACTAGCTGCATCCATTTCCATGGTCTCCTCCGCTTCATCCGCAGACTTTGTTAAGAAGACCATCTCTTCCCACAAAATCGTCATCTTCTCCAAATCCTACTGCCc GTATTGCAGGAGAGCGAAGTCTGTGTTCAGTGAGCTGAATCAGGTTCCTCATGTTGTCGAGCTTGACGAAAGAG AAGATGGAGGGAGTATCCAGAGTGCACTTGGAGAGATTGTTGGAAGGCGAACAGTACCGCAGGTTTTCATTGACGGAAAGCACATCGGAGGATCAGACG ATACAGTAGACGCGCATGAGAGCGGGGAACTGGCCAAGCTTCTTGGCGTTTCCGAAAGTACAAGAGCTGAACTCTAG
- the LOC106371753 gene encoding LRR receptor-like serine/threonine-protein kinase EFR produces the protein MKPFLSLALLVFFEAFTVLFAQARFSSETDMKALLEFKSQAAENNTEVLSSWNSSSPLCSWTGVTCGRKRERVVSLDLGGFKLAGVISPSIGNLSFLRVLNLADNSFTSTIPGEVGMLFRLQYLNMSFNLLQGRIPHSLSNCSTLSTLDLSSNQIGHEVPSELGSLSKLVILSLATNNLTGKFPASLGNLTSLQKLDFAYNEMEGEIPYDVARLRQLVFFQISQNGFSGVFPHALYNISSLESLSLGGNSFTGNLRADFGDLLPNLRTLLLGENRFTGAIPITLTNISSLGRFHISSNNLTGSIPLSFGKLPNLWWLGIAQNALGKNSFSDLEFIGGLTNCSQLEFLDAGYNRLGGELPASTANLSTTLTSLNMGGNHISGTIPRDIGNLVNLQVLSLEANMLTGELPVSFGKLLELQMLEVYTNALSGELPSYFDKMTQLQKIHLNSNSFQGRIPKSIGGCRNLLDLWIDTNKLNGSIPREILQIPSLAFLDLSNNVLTGSFPEEVGKLELLVGLAASDNKLSGRIPQTLGGFLSLEFLYLQGNSFEGAVPDISRLVSLSNVDFSRNNLSGRIPQYLAKFPQLKNLNLSMNKFEGSVPTTGVFRNATEFSVFGNSNLCGGIREMQLKPCIDVKASSRPRKPLSLRKKIASGIGIGMASLLLIIIVAALCWFKKKRDKRKKNDTSSTNQSYSTTMGKFYEKLSYKELYDATGGFSSDNLIGSGNFGNVFKGVLGHDNKLVAVKVLNLMKHGATKSFMAECETFKGVRHRNLVKLLTVCSSLDSEGNEFRALVYEFMPKGSLDTWLQQPEDPSRALTVPEKLNVAIDVGSALEYLHDHCHEAIAHCDLKPSNVLLDDDLTAHVGDFGLARLLYKFDRESFLSQFSSAGVRGTIGYAPPEYGMGGQPSIKGDVYSFGILLLEMFTGKKPTDGSFSGDYNLHSYAKSVLSGDEEEGGGSNAVDEWLRLVLQVGIRCSEEYPRDRMGMAEALRELVSVRSKFFSTKTDAAEELSPRDAVQSSPQEWMLSADMHTM, from the exons ATGAAGCCGTTTCTTTCACTTGCTCTACTCGTGTTCTTTGAAGCTTTCACGGTTCTCTTTGCTCAAGCCAGGTTTTCGAGTGAGACTGACATGAAAGCTTTGCTCGAGTTCAAGTCCCAAGCCGCTGAGAACAATACTGAGGTCTTGTCCTCATGGAACAGCTCCTCTCCGCTCTGCAGCTGGACTGGTGTTACATGCGGTCGGAAACGAGAAAGAGTTGTGAGTCTTGACCTTGGAGGATTCAAGCTAGCTGGTGTGATCTCACCCTCCATCGGTAATCTCTCTTTCCTCAGAGTACTTAATCTCGCAGACAACTCTTTTACAAGTACCATCCCTGGAGAGGTGGGGATGCTGTTTAGGCTTCAGTACTTGAACATGAGCTTTAATCTTCTCCAAGGAAGGATTCCACATAGTCTCTCAAACTGCTCTACACTCTCGACACTTGATTTATCCTCAAACCAGATTGGACACGAAGTTCCTTCAGAGCTAGGTTCGCTTTCTAAGCTTGTCATCCTCTCTCTTGCTACGAACAACCTTACCGGGAAGTTTCCTGCATCTTTAGGAAACTTGACTTCACTCCAGAAGCTTGACTTTGCTTATAACGAGATGGAAGGAGAGATTCCATACGATGTTGCTAGATTGAGACAACTGGTGTTTTTTCAGATATCACAGAATGGTTTCTCAGGTGTGTTTCCTCATGCGTTGTACAACATCTCCTCGCTTGAGTCTCTATCCCTAGGTGGCAATAGCTTTACAGGTAACCTTAGGGCTGATTTTGGTGATCTTCTTCCAAACCTAAGAACGCTTCTCTTGGGAGAAAACAGATTCACCGGAGCTATCCCCATAACACTTACAAATATCTCAAGCCTCGGAAGGTTTCATATCTCATCTAATAACCTCACAGGAAGCATCCCTTTGAGCTTTGGAAAGCTACCTAACCTGTGGTGGTTAGGGATTGCTCAAAACGCTCTTGGAAAGAACTCGTTCAGTGATCTTGAGTTTATTGGTGGTTTAACTAACTGCAGTCAGTTAGAGTTCTTAGATGCTGGCTACAACAGACTTGGAGGTGAGCTGCCTGCCTCAACAGCCAATCTGTCCACCACGTTGACTAGTCTAAACATGGGAGGAAACCACATCTCTGGAACCATTCCTCGTGACATCGGTAATCTCGTAAACCTGCAAGTACTAAGTTTGGAAGCAAATATGTTGACAGGAGAGCTTCCTGTCTCTTTCGGGAAGCTTTTGGAATTGCAGATGCTTGAAGTGTACACAAATGCATTATCTGGGGAGTTACCGTCTTACTTTGACAAGATGACTCAGCTGCAGAAGATTCATTTGAACAGCAATAGTTTCCAAGGAAGAATCCCCAAGAGCATTGGAGGTTGTAGAAACTTGCTAGACTTATGGATTGATACAAATAAGTTGAATGGGAGTATACCTCGGGAGATACTGCAGATTCCATCTCTTGCTTTCTTAGATTTGTCAAACAATGTCTTGACAGGTTCTTTTCCGGAAGAAGTTGGGAAGTTAGAGCTGCTTGTTGGACTAGCTGCTAGCGACAACAAGTTATCAGGACGCATTCCACAAACTCTAGGGGGTTTTCTCTCTTTGGAGTTTCTCTATCTGCAAGGGAACTCGTTTGAAGGAGCCGTTCCAGATATAAGTCGGTTGGTTAGTTTATCAAATGTTGACTTCTCTAGAAACAATCTCTCTGGTCGCATACCTCAGTATCTCGCCAAGTTTCCTCAGCTGAAAAATCTGAATCTTTCTATGAACAAGTTCGAGGGAAGTGTGCCTACAACAGGAGTGTTTCGAAACGCTACAGAATTTTCTGTTTTTGGAAACAGTAATCTATGCGGAGGGATCAGAGAAATGCAACTAAAGCCATGCATTGACGTGAAAGCATCATCAAGGCCGAGAAAGCCTCTTTCACTTCGAAAGAAGATTGCCAGTGGTATTGGTATAGGTATGGCCTCACTTTTGTTAATCATAATTGTGGCTGCTCTGTGTTGGTTCAAGAAGAAGAGGgacaagaggaagaagaatgaTACTAGTAGTACTAACCAATCTTATTCCACTACTATGGGAAAGTTCTATGAGAAGTTAAGTTATAAAGAGCTTTACGATGCAACTGGTGGCTTCTCTTCAGACAATCTGATTGGTTCAGGCAACTTCGGTAATGTTTTTAAAGGAGTGCTTGGCCATGATAACAAACTCGTAGCTGTTAAAGTTTTGAACCTCATGAAGCATGGAGCAACGAAAAGCTTTATGGCGGAATGTGAAACTTTCAAAGGTGTAAGGCATCGAAACCTTGTGAAACTGCTAACGGTTTGTTCAAGCCTCGATTCAGAAGGTAATGAGTTCAGAGCTCTGGTCTACGAGTTCATGCCGAAAGGAAGTCTGGATACGTGGCTGCAGCAGCCAGAAGATCCCTCTAGAGCTTTGACAGTTCCAGAGAAACTAAACGTAGCGATAGATGTGGGTTCAGCTTTGGAGTATCTTCATGATCACTGTCATGAGGCGATAGCTCACTGTGATCTTAAGCCAAGCAACGTTCTTCTTGACGATGACCTTACAGCTCATGTTGGTGACTTTGGTTTGGCTAGActtttatataaattcgatCGAGAGTCCTTCCTAAGCCAGTTTAGTTCTGCTGGTGTTAGAGGCACCATTGGCTATGCCCCACCAG AATATGGAATGGGAGGGCAGCCATCGATAAAAGGAGATGTGTACAGCTTTGGAATTTTGCTTTTGGAGATGTTCACTGGAAAGAAACCGACGGACGGATCATTTTCAGGGGACTATAACCTCCACAGCTACGCAAAGTCGGTGTTGTCAGGAGATGAGGAGGAGGGTGGAGGCAGCAATGCCGTTGATGAGTGGTTGAGACTGGTTTTGCAGGTGGGAATAAGGTGTTCTGAAGAATATCCGAGGGATAGGATGGGGATGGCTGAAGCACTACGAGAACTAGTCTCAGTCAGATCTAAGTTCTTCAGTACCAAGACGGATGCTGCAGAAGAGTTGAGTCCCCGGGATGCTGTGCAAAGTTCTCCTCAGGAATGGATGTTAAGCGCGGACATGCATACAATGTAG
- the LOC106371725 gene encoding MLP-like protein 34, which translates to MARILETTVELKSSPGKFLDMFVGKQQFEISSVCPSYVQGCELREGEMGQVGSIVVWRYVHDGEEKMMMEMIDSIDLENNQITFKVLDGDLMKEYTLFLITLQVTSKEGDVGSVAHWHFQYVKLNEKVADPESLLQFAIEVSKEIDAHLFSW; encoded by the exons ATGGCCAGGATCCTTGAGACAACCGTGGAGCTAAAATCTTCGCCCGGGAAGTTCCTTGACATGTTTGTGGGGAAACAACAATTCGAAATCTCCAGTGTATGTCCATCCTACGTTCAAGGCTGCGAGCTGCGCGAAGGCGAAATGGGCCAAGTTGGTTCTATCGTGGTCTGGAGATACGTTCATG ATGGGGAGGAAAAaatgatgatggagatgatagACTCAATAGATCTGGAGAACAACCAGATCACGTTCAAGGTGTTAGACGGTGATTTAATGAAAGAGTACACTCTTTTCTTGATCACCTTACAAGTGACCTCAAAGGAGGGAGATGTTGGAAGTGTTGCACATTGGCACTTTCAATACGTGAAACTTAACGAGAAGGTGGCTGACCCTGAGTCTCTCCTCCAGTTTGCCATCGAGGTATCCAAAGAGATCGATGCACATCTCTTTTCCTGGTAA
- the LOC106371728 gene encoding alpha/beta hydrolase domain-containing protein WAV2 isoform X1: protein MVTYVSALFYGVGGIVVAGVALLVAFQEKLVYVPVLPGLSKSYPITPARLNLIYEDVWLRSSDGVRLHSWFIKMFPDCRGPTILFFQENAGNIAHRLEMVRIMIQKLKCNVFMLSYRGYGESEGYPSQHGIIKDAQAALDHLSQRTDIDTSRIVVFGRSLGGAVGAVLTKNNPEKVSALILENTFTSILDMAGVLLPFLKWFIGGSGTKSLKLLNFVVRSPWKTIDAIGEVKQPVLFLSGLQDEMVPPFHMKMLYAKAATRNSQCTFVEFPSGMHMDTWLTGGDVYWRTVMQFLAKHAPEERKADTGLRHWSLI, encoded by the exons ATGGTGACGTACGTGAGCGCGTTGTTCTACGGAGTAGGAGGGATAGTCGTCGCCGGCGTGGCGCTGCTCGTTGCCTTCCAGGAGAAGCTCGTCTACGTCCCGGTTCTCCCCGGTTTATCGAAGTCCTATCCCATCACTCCCGCCAGGCTCAATCTCATCTACGAGGACGTCTGGCTTCGATCCTCCGATGGCGTGCGCCTCCACTCTTGGTTCATCAAAATGTTCCCCGATTGTCGAG GTCCAACCATTCTATTTTTCCAGGAGAATGCTGGAA ATATTGCTCATCGTCTAGAGATGGTTCGCATCATGATACAAAAATTGAAGTGTAATGTATTCATGCTTTCGTATCGCGG CTATGGGGAAAGTGAGGGTTATCCGTCACAGCATGGAATCATAAAAGATGCTCAG gcTGCGTTGGATCACCTTTCTCAAAGGACAGACATTGATACTTCTAGAATAGTTGTATTTGGAAGGTCCCTTGGAGGAGCTGTTGGAGCTGTGCTTACCAAAAATAATCCTGAAAAG GTATCTGCGTTGATTCTGGAAAATACATTCACATCCATTCTTGATATGGCTGGTGTTTTGCTGCCCTTCTTGAAGTGGTTTATTGGAGGAAGTGGTACTAAAAGCCTGAAACTTCTTAATTTTGTTGTACGCTCCCCCTGGAAGACAATTGATGCTATTGGTGAG GTCAAGCAACCTGTGCTTTTCCTCTCCGGGCTGCAAGATGAGATGGTCCCTCCATTTCACATGAAAATGCTGTATGCCAAAGCGGCTACCCGTAACTCTCAGTGCACCTTTGTGGAGTTTCCAAGCGGGATGCATATGGATACATGGCTCACTGGTGGTGACGTTTACTGGAGAACGGTCATGCAGTTCCTTGCAAAGCATGCGCCTGAGGAGAGGAAAGCCGATACAG GCTTGAGACATTGGTCTCTGATATGA
- the LOC106371728 gene encoding alpha/beta hydrolase domain-containing protein WAV2 isoform X2 gives MVTYVSALFYGVGGIVVAGVALLVAFQEKLVYVPVLPGLSKSYPITPARLNLIYEDVWLRSSDGVRLHSWFIKMFPDCRGPTILFFQENAGNIAHRLEMVRIMIQKLKCNVFMLSYRGYGESEGYPSQHGIIKDAQAALDHLSQRTDIDTSRIVVFGRSLGGAVGAVLTKNNPEKVSALILENTFTSILDMAGVLLPFLKWFIGGSGTKSLKLLNFVVRSPWKTIDAIGEVKQPVLFLSGLQDEMVPPFHMKMLYAKAATRNSQCTFVEFPSGMHMDTWLTGGDVYWRTVMQFLAKHAPEERKADTGR, from the exons ATGGTGACGTACGTGAGCGCGTTGTTCTACGGAGTAGGAGGGATAGTCGTCGCCGGCGTGGCGCTGCTCGTTGCCTTCCAGGAGAAGCTCGTCTACGTCCCGGTTCTCCCCGGTTTATCGAAGTCCTATCCCATCACTCCCGCCAGGCTCAATCTCATCTACGAGGACGTCTGGCTTCGATCCTCCGATGGCGTGCGCCTCCACTCTTGGTTCATCAAAATGTTCCCCGATTGTCGAG GTCCAACCATTCTATTTTTCCAGGAGAATGCTGGAA ATATTGCTCATCGTCTAGAGATGGTTCGCATCATGATACAAAAATTGAAGTGTAATGTATTCATGCTTTCGTATCGCGG CTATGGGGAAAGTGAGGGTTATCCGTCACAGCATGGAATCATAAAAGATGCTCAG gcTGCGTTGGATCACCTTTCTCAAAGGACAGACATTGATACTTCTAGAATAGTTGTATTTGGAAGGTCCCTTGGAGGAGCTGTTGGAGCTGTGCTTACCAAAAATAATCCTGAAAAG GTATCTGCGTTGATTCTGGAAAATACATTCACATCCATTCTTGATATGGCTGGTGTTTTGCTGCCCTTCTTGAAGTGGTTTATTGGAGGAAGTGGTACTAAAAGCCTGAAACTTCTTAATTTTGTTGTACGCTCCCCCTGGAAGACAATTGATGCTATTGGTGAG GTCAAGCAACCTGTGCTTTTCCTCTCCGGGCTGCAAGATGAGATGGTCCCTCCATTTCACATGAAAATGCTGTATGCCAAAGCGGCTACCCGTAACTCTCAGTGCACCTTTGTGGAGTTTCCAAGCGGGATGCATATGGATACATGGCTCACTGGTGGTGACGTTTACTGGAGAACGGTCATGCAGTTCCTTGCAAAGCATGCGCCTGAGGAGAGGAAAGCCGATACAG GAAGGTAA
- the LOC106371751 gene encoding PHD finger protein ALFIN-LIKE 5, with amino-acid sequence MEGGGAQYNPRTVEEVFRDFKGRRAAILRALTIDVQEFFQQCDPEKDNLCLYGFPNEVWEVNLPAEEVPPELPEPALGINFARDGMMEKDWLSLVAVHSDAWLLSVSFFFGSKFGFDKVDRKRLYNMINEVPTVFEVVTGTAKTQTKEKPSSANQNGSRSKSNSKVRGLDGKSSKTIQAMEEEGLEEKEKEEDEEEHGETLCGACGDNYASDEFWICCDMCEKWFHGTCVKITPARAEHIKHYKCPSCSNKRARP; translated from the exons ATGGAAGGAGGAGGTGCGCAGTATAACCCTCGAACTGTTGAAGAAGTCTTCCGAGATTTCAAGGGCCGTCGAGCTGCCATCCTCCGAGCTCTCACCATTg ATGTGCAAGAATTTTTCCAGCAATGCGACCCCG AGAAGGACAATCTTTGCTTGTATGGATTCCCGAATGAAGTGTGGGAAGTGAACTTACCAGCTGAAGAAGTACCTCCAGAGCTCCCCGAACCTGCACTCGGTATCAACTTTGCTAGGGATGGAATGATGGAAAAGGACTGGCTTTCTCTTGTTGCTGTCCACAGTGATGCCTGGTTACTTTCTGTCTCCTTTTTCTTCGGTTCAAAATTTGGTTTTGATAAAGTTGACAG GAAGCGCTTGTACAACATGATAAATGAGGTTCCTACTGTATTTGAAGTTGTAACTGGAACTGCGAAAACACAAACAAAGGAAAAGCCCTCTTCAGCAAATCAAAATGGCAGCAGATCCAAGTCAAATTCAAAAGTG AGAGGTTTAGATGGCAAAAGCTCAAAGACAATACAAGCCATGGAGGAAGAAGGACTAGAggagaaagaaaaggaagaggATGAAGAGGAACATGGTGAAACACTGTGTGGAGCTTGTGGAGATAACTATGCTTCTGATGAATTCTGGATATGCTGTGATATGTGCGAGAAATGGTTCCATGGGACATGTGTGAAGATCACTCCAGCTAGAGCTGAGCATATCAAGCACTACAAGTGCCCTTCTTGCAGCAACAAAAGAGCTCGACcctaa